From Salinibacterium sp. ZJ450, one genomic window encodes:
- a CDS encoding ParA family protein, which produces MTSAYDETTPLAREIAEITRRRHALAAEALPVPPQTRVLTVANQKGGVGKTTTTVNLAAALARAGARVLVIDLDPQGNASTALSVEHRSDTESVYDVLVNDKNIADVIKQSPESENLFCVPATIHLAGAEIELVSLVAREQRLRTALDKFLAMETADPFHYVFIDCPPSLGLLTINAFVAAREVLIPIQCEYYALEGLSQLLKNIELIERHLNPQLAVSTILLTMYDGRTNLANQVAQDVRDHFPKQVLNTLIPRSVRISEAPSYGQSVISYDTNSAGSLSYLEAAAEIARRGAPE; this is translated from the coding sequence GTGACTAGCGCGTACGACGAAACCACCCCGCTCGCGCGGGAAATCGCGGAAATCACCCGTCGTCGACACGCACTGGCAGCGGAAGCACTCCCCGTTCCCCCGCAGACGCGCGTTCTCACGGTCGCCAACCAGAAGGGTGGCGTCGGGAAGACCACGACCACGGTCAATCTGGCCGCCGCACTCGCCCGGGCTGGCGCCCGCGTGCTCGTGATTGACCTTGATCCGCAGGGCAACGCATCCACCGCGCTCAGCGTTGAGCACCGTTCCGACACCGAGAGCGTCTATGACGTGCTGGTAAACGACAAGAACATCGCCGATGTAATCAAGCAGAGCCCGGAATCCGAGAACCTGTTCTGTGTTCCCGCCACGATTCACCTGGCAGGCGCCGAGATCGAACTCGTGTCATTGGTTGCCAGGGAACAGCGCCTGCGCACCGCCCTCGACAAGTTTCTCGCCATGGAAACGGCGGATCCGTTCCACTACGTCTTCATCGACTGCCCTCCCTCGCTCGGACTGCTCACCATCAATGCGTTTGTCGCAGCGCGTGAAGTGCTCATCCCGATCCAGTGCGAGTACTACGCGCTGGAAGGACTCAGCCAGCTCCTGAAGAACATCGAGCTGATCGAACGGCACCTGAACCCGCAGTTGGCGGTGTCGACGATCCTGCTCACAATGTACGACGGGCGCACGAACCTCGCGAACCAGGTGGCGCAGGATGTGCGCGACCACTTCCCCAAGCAGGTTCTGAACACCCTCATCCCCCGCTCGGTGCGGATCTCTGAGGCACCGAGCTACGGGCAGAGCGTGATCAG